Proteins co-encoded in one Trueperella abortisuis genomic window:
- a CDS encoding alpha/beta fold hydrolase — protein MTHQVSYEIPWVRPTTMIEHRLEVPLCHPGLGYRSPRPGATIQIFAREYVRRGGEDKPRLVFFQGGPGFAGTRQTTDSGWVARVLEDYRLVMLDERGTGQSCAIDAGVLSGVGSPEQQADYLACFRQDSIVADAEALRRALQGDEPWAALGQSFGGFCVTTYLSQAPGGLSRAFITAGLPSTWRHPDDVYRLTYARTEARNAEFFARYPEDEETCWRIVAHLADAAAAGLPERLPTGEPLTARRFRMLGIGLGHSYGLEALHYLLEDPFVKVAAPGGGGVRLSSRFLAAVGAELSYGPNPLYWALHESIYQQRGLAPNWSAHRVRGEFPQFRQPAPTASAEAELRAEGHGFRFTGEHVFPWQGEEDPALAPMAEAVGILAARDDLPALHDRAVLARNTVPAAAWIYRPDMFVPVQICLETAADIAGMKTLISEDWHHDALRTHGAEVIGPLFEALA, from the coding sequence GTGACACACCAGGTCAGCTACGAGATCCCGTGGGTCCGCCCCACCACCATGATCGAGCACCGGCTCGAGGTGCCGCTGTGCCACCCGGGTCTGGGCTACCGCTCCCCGCGCCCCGGGGCCACGATCCAGATCTTCGCCCGCGAATACGTGCGCCGCGGCGGTGAGGACAAGCCACGCCTCGTCTTCTTCCAGGGCGGGCCGGGATTCGCCGGCACCCGCCAAACCACCGACTCCGGCTGGGTTGCCCGCGTTTTGGAGGACTACCGGCTCGTCATGCTTGACGAGCGCGGCACCGGCCAGTCCTGCGCGATCGACGCCGGCGTGCTCAGCGGCGTCGGTAGCCCGGAGCAGCAGGCCGACTACCTCGCCTGCTTCCGGCAGGATTCGATCGTCGCCGACGCCGAGGCGCTACGCCGCGCGCTCCAGGGCGATGAGCCGTGGGCCGCTCTCGGCCAGTCCTTCGGCGGCTTCTGCGTGACCACCTACCTCTCTCAGGCGCCCGGCGGGCTGAGTCGGGCCTTCATCACCGCCGGCCTTCCCTCCACGTGGCGCCACCCCGACGACGTCTACCGCCTCACCTACGCCCGCACCGAGGCGCGCAACGCCGAGTTCTTCGCGCGCTACCCCGAGGACGAGGAGACCTGCTGGCGCATCGTCGCCCACCTCGCAGACGCCGCCGCTGCCGGGCTGCCGGAGCGCCTGCCCACCGGCGAGCCGCTGACCGCCCGGCGCTTCCGGATGCTCGGCATCGGACTGGGGCATAGCTACGGCCTGGAGGCGCTGCACTACCTGTTGGAAGACCCGTTCGTGAAGGTCGCGGCGCCCGGCGGCGGTGGCGTGCGGCTGAGCTCTCGCTTCCTCGCCGCGGTCGGGGCCGAACTGAGTTACGGGCCGAACCCGCTGTACTGGGCGCTACACGAGTCGATCTATCAGCAGCGCGGGCTCGCCCCGAATTGGTCCGCTCACCGGGTGCGCGGGGAGTTCCCGCAGTTCCGCCAGCCCGCACCCACCGCGAGCGCGGAGGCTGAGCTACGGGCCGAGGGCCACGGGTTCCGCTTCACCGGCGAACACGTCTTCCCCTGGCAGGGCGAGGAGGATCCCGCGTTGGCGCCCATGGCCGAGGCGGTGGGGATCCTCGCCGCCCGCGACGACCTGCCGGCCCTTCACGACCGCGCGGTTCTGGCCCGCAACACCGTGCCGGCCGCAGCATGGATCTACCGGCCGGACATGTTCGTCCCCGTGCAGATCTGCCTGGAGACCGCCGCCGACATCGCCGGAATGAAGACCCTCATCTCCGAGGATTGGCATCACGACGCCCTGCGCACCCACGGCGCGGAGGTCATCGGCCCGCTCTTCGAGGCGCTGGCCTAG
- a CDS encoding aldo/keto reductase, with product MDIPQLGFGTYKIDNDAAPKAVASALEVGYRHIDTAQMYGNEAGVGRALAATDIPREDIFVTTKLNTPNHRPDDVRRTFAQSLVDLQTDYVDLFLIHWPMPMFYGGDFITTYRVMEEFVASGQARAIGVSNFEAHHLEKLLSGTSILPAVNQIELHPYFSNSELAAFCSEREIAVEAWSPLGRGGVLADPVIGEVAAEAGATPAQVVLAWHLAKGHIAIPKSVHVERQKENFAAQGLTLSAEQIERIDALNKGEPGRTGKHPDVFDRM from the coding sequence ATGGACATCCCTCAGCTTGGTTTTGGCACATACAAGATCGACAACGACGCGGCACCCAAGGCCGTTGCCTCCGCGCTCGAGGTGGGCTATCGGCACATCGACACCGCGCAGATGTATGGAAACGAGGCCGGTGTGGGCCGGGCGCTCGCCGCCACCGACATCCCGCGCGAGGACATCTTCGTCACCACGAAGCTCAACACCCCCAACCACCGTCCCGACGACGTGCGGCGCACCTTCGCCCAGTCTCTCGTGGATTTGCAGACCGACTACGTGGACCTCTTCCTCATTCATTGGCCGATGCCCATGTTCTACGGCGGGGACTTCATCACCACCTACCGCGTCATGGAGGAGTTCGTCGCCTCCGGGCAGGCGCGCGCGATCGGCGTGTCCAACTTCGAGGCCCACCACCTCGAAAAGCTGCTGTCCGGCACCTCGATTCTGCCGGCCGTCAACCAGATCGAGCTGCACCCCTACTTCAGCAACTCAGAGCTGGCGGCTTTCTGCTCCGAGCGGGAGATCGCCGTGGAGGCCTGGTCGCCGCTCGGCCGCGGCGGCGTGCTGGCCGACCCGGTGATCGGGGAGGTCGCCGCGGAGGCGGGCGCCACGCCGGCGCAGGTGGTGCTCGCCTGGCACCTTGCCAAGGGCCACATCGCGATCCCGAAATCCGTACACGTGGAGCGCCAAAAGGAGAACTTCGCCGCCCAGGGTCTCACGCTGTCCGCGGAACAGATCGAGCGCATCGATGCGCTCAATAAGGGCGAACCCGGCCGCACGGGCAAGCACCCGGACGTCTTCGACCGCATGTAG
- a CDS encoding hydroxymethylpyrimidine/phosphomethylpyrimidine kinase: MVTYAYTIAGSEATGGAGFQVDLKTFHELGCYGLGTLTCIVSFDPEDNWNHKFVPIEPGVIRDQMHAAMAHADLDTVKIGMLGTIPTIDAVAEGLKSQEWKNIVLDPVLICKGQEPGMALDTDNALREKILPLATVATPNYFEACTLAGMDKLETLEDLAEAAMRISKLGPKYVVVKGGMDFPGPDAVDVLWDGEAALAFSVPKIGNSRVSGAGCTFAAAITAELAKGADIHKAVRVAKDLVTQGIDAQVKANTPFSTVWQGAFEPKQDADYTYAAQMDYSDATPDEGEGCGGDGNCDSCGDGGCCKEAK, encoded by the coding sequence ATGGTCACGTACGCGTACACGATTGCAGGTTCGGAAGCCACCGGCGGGGCGGGCTTCCAGGTGGATCTCAAGACGTTCCACGAGCTCGGTTGCTACGGCCTCGGCACGCTCACCTGCATCGTCTCCTTCGACCCGGAGGACAACTGGAACCACAAATTCGTCCCCATCGAGCCGGGCGTGATCCGCGATCAGATGCACGCCGCGATGGCTCATGCCGACCTCGACACGGTCAAGATCGGAATGCTCGGCACGATCCCCACGATCGACGCCGTCGCCGAGGGCCTCAAGAGCCAGGAGTGGAAGAACATCGTGCTTGACCCGGTCCTCATCTGCAAGGGCCAGGAGCCGGGCATGGCGCTGGACACGGACAACGCGTTGCGCGAGAAGATCCTCCCCCTCGCCACCGTCGCTACCCCGAACTACTTCGAGGCCTGCACGCTGGCGGGCATGGACAAGCTCGAAACCCTCGAGGACCTGGCCGAGGCCGCCATGCGGATCTCGAAGCTGGGCCCGAAGTACGTGGTGGTCAAAGGCGGCATGGACTTCCCGGGCCCGGACGCCGTCGACGTCCTGTGGGACGGCGAGGCCGCCCTCGCCTTCTCTGTCCCCAAGATCGGCAACTCCCGCGTCTCGGGCGCGGGCTGCACCTTCGCCGCGGCGATCACCGCGGAGCTGGCGAAGGGCGCGGACATTCACAAGGCCGTGCGAGTGGCGAAGGACCTGGTCACCCAGGGTATCGACGCCCAGGTGAAGGCCAACACCCCGTTCTCCACGGTGTGGCAGGGCGCCTTCGAACCCAAGCAGGACGCCGACTACACCTACGCCGCCCAGATGGACTACTCGGACGCCACCCCTGACGAGGGCGAGGGGTGCGGCGGCGACGGCAATTGCGACAGCTGCGGGGACGGCGGCTGCTGCAAGGAGGCCAAGTAG
- a CDS encoding HD domain-containing protein, translated as MFPDLSAARAFLREHLAAAPASEASRRYRYEHCLRVARIGRRVALESGLDADALELGCLLHDVGKYDAAVPVDHGRAGALVVKEFFDGLGFRGEAAEEVVQGIAMHVDGSFNPREDGDGTGADARGRAYLAFTREPGLVARSIGDCDNVDRFSTYRIADTLRYVDFMGKSTGEQVAFIEAYLEGLRAQYNYECATKTAHELWITNLDYQWNFFTRLSTEITER; from the coding sequence ATGTTTCCGGACCTGTCGGCCGCCAGGGCGTTCCTGCGTGAGCACCTGGCCGCCGCACCCGCGTCCGAGGCCTCGCGCCGCTACCGCTACGAGCACTGCCTAAGGGTGGCCCGCATCGGCCGCCGGGTCGCGCTTGAGTCCGGCCTCGACGCCGACGCACTCGAGCTGGGTTGCCTGCTCCACGACGTCGGGAAGTACGACGCCGCCGTGCCGGTCGACCACGGCCGGGCGGGCGCGCTCGTCGTGAAGGAATTCTTCGACGGCCTGGGCTTTCGTGGCGAGGCGGCCGAGGAGGTCGTGCAGGGCATCGCGATGCACGTGGACGGTAGCTTCAACCCGCGCGAGGACGGGGACGGCACCGGCGCCGACGCGCGCGGCCGAGCCTACCTCGCCTTCACGCGCGAGCCGGGCCTGGTGGCGAGGTCGATCGGGGACTGCGACAACGTGGACCGCTTCAGCACCTACCGCATCGCGGACACCTTGAGGTACGTGGACTTCATGGGCAAGTCGACGGGCGAGCAGGTTGCGTTCATCGAGGCCTACCTCGAGGGTCTGCGCGCCCAGTACAACTACGAGTGCGCCACCAAGACCGCCCATGAGCTGTGGATCACGAATCTGGACTACCAATGGAACTTCTTTACTAGACTATCGACGGAAATCACCGAAAGGTGA
- a CDS encoding FadR/GntR family transcriptional regulator — MSTDLVHRAIDDILRRISSGQFPAGSALPPEDELANLLKVSRLTMREAVKVLKDRRVLDVIHGRGTFVLPLEEWTDLSSIATLLTDRVSPKELGLQLTQVRRMLEVGAAGLAAGNRSEEDLARLEQDLRAYEEAHDADDVEAALNSDLAFHRHILAASGNPFVGAIMQPLQATLSLSRRHTSALPDVRERAQAHHRKIFEAIAAGRADEAKNAMRAHMTQTANDIASLPDSTD, encoded by the coding sequence GTGAGCACAGACCTGGTCCATCGCGCGATCGACGACATTCTGCGCCGCATATCGAGCGGGCAGTTCCCGGCCGGCTCCGCCCTGCCCCCGGAGGACGAGCTGGCCAACCTCCTGAAGGTTTCGCGCCTGACGATGCGCGAGGCGGTGAAGGTCTTGAAGGATCGCCGCGTGCTCGACGTCATCCACGGGCGGGGCACGTTCGTGTTGCCGCTAGAGGAGTGGACGGATCTGTCCAGCATCGCCACGTTGCTCACCGATCGTGTCAGCCCCAAGGAGCTCGGCCTGCAGCTGACCCAGGTGCGTAGGATGCTCGAGGTCGGGGCGGCGGGCCTCGCGGCGGGCAACCGCAGCGAGGAGGACCTCGCCCGCCTCGAGCAGGACCTTCGCGCCTACGAGGAGGCGCACGACGCCGACGACGTCGAGGCTGCACTCAATTCGGACCTCGCCTTTCACCGGCATATTTTGGCGGCCTCGGGCAACCCCTTCGTCGGGGCGATCATGCAGCCCTTGCAGGCCACGCTCTCCCTGTCGCGGCGTCACACCTCGGCGCTGCCAGACGTACGTGAGCGGGCTCAGGCCCATCATCGCAAGATCTTCGAGGCTATTGCCGCGGGCAGGGCGGACGAGGCGAAGAACGCGATGCGCGCCCACATGACGCAGACGGCGAACGACATCGCCAGCCTTCCGGACTCGACGGACTGA
- a CDS encoding cyclase family protein, whose product MFIHLSHVLNPNDGAFPGEPVLTVEPDSVRSEEGKPFNSYMMHLPNHFATHMDGPHHFNSTGTNFADLPIEKFAYEGHEVLVVDLPHRNGPAEVVMKEDLEPYADELADKRLLLIRTGFEELKHTDPDTYTNRGVSLHPDLCKWLNEEFPKLDCLGMDWLSVASPTNDYGPEAHHWLLGNYTDHVICAIEDMALQALGDKKIRCVTLGPLRVAEVDSAPVNVMAWVED is encoded by the coding sequence ATGTTCATTCATTTGTCACACGTGCTGAATCCCAACGACGGAGCGTTCCCCGGCGAACCCGTCCTCACCGTCGAGCCGGACTCGGTTCGCAGCGAGGAGGGAAAGCCCTTCAACTCCTACATGATGCACCTGCCCAACCACTTTGCCACCCACATGGACGGCCCACACCACTTCAACTCGACGGGTACGAACTTCGCGGACCTACCCATCGAAAAGTTCGCCTACGAGGGCCACGAGGTGCTCGTGGTCGACCTGCCGCACCGAAACGGCCCAGCGGAGGTCGTGATGAAGGAGGACCTCGAACCTTACGCGGACGAGCTCGCGGACAAGCGTCTTCTCCTCATCCGCACCGGTTTCGAGGAGCTCAAGCACACGGACCCCGACACGTACACGAACCGTGGCGTCTCGCTGCACCCCGACCTGTGCAAGTGGCTCAACGAGGAGTTCCCGAAGCTCGACTGCCTGGGGATGGACTGGCTGTCGGTCGCGTCCCCGACGAACGACTACGGCCCCGAGGCGCACCACTGGCTCCTGGGCAACTACACCGACCACGTCATCTGCGCGATCGAGGACATGGCCCTCCAGGCGTTGGGAGACAAGAAGATTAGGTGCGTCACCCTCGGCCCGCTGCGCGTGGCGGAGGTGGACTCGGCGCCGGTCAACGTCATGGCGTGGGTCGAGGACTAG
- a CDS encoding MFS transporter — MSRTFESFEVRNYRYFFAGALVSNVGTWIFRVAQDWLVLTELTAGSSSALGFVTALQFLAIPFLAPYAGGIVDRLDKRKVLMVTQLLLMLNAVAMWLVVYTGVVQLWHIYALAFMQGLVVAFDNPARQAFVPEIVSQDRLANAVGLNSTSFNAARLIGPGLAGFLIAAFNDDVAPALLINALSFVGMFWALIAMKTSELHPSPRAEKKGAIRGGFRYVKSKPDIIVLLVIVFMLGTFGMNFQIYNATMATEVFGKGSGEYGLLGTIMAIGTLAGALMAARRQHPRLRTILISLMAFSVATIGLAFTPSYLAYSILLVPAGFFALTVMTSANAAVQMSSDPLFRGRVMAIYMAIFLGGTPLGAPIVGWLGDAFGPRSTLLVGGGLNLITVLGILAYFTTKGMRLRLHFSKYLPGIHAEWTVQANEKMVGM; from the coding sequence ATGTCGCGCACGTTTGAGTCGTTTGAGGTCAGGAATTACAGGTACTTTTTTGCCGGGGCGCTGGTGTCGAATGTCGGCACGTGGATCTTCCGAGTCGCCCAGGATTGGCTGGTACTGACGGAACTGACGGCCGGCTCTTCCTCCGCCCTCGGCTTCGTCACGGCGTTGCAGTTCCTCGCGATTCCGTTCCTCGCCCCCTACGCGGGCGGCATCGTGGATCGGTTGGACAAGCGCAAGGTCCTCATGGTCACCCAGCTTCTGCTCATGCTGAACGCGGTGGCGATGTGGCTGGTGGTGTACACGGGCGTCGTGCAGCTCTGGCACATCTATGCGCTCGCGTTCATGCAGGGCCTTGTGGTGGCCTTCGACAACCCCGCCCGCCAGGCTTTCGTCCCGGAGATCGTCTCGCAGGATCGGCTCGCGAACGCGGTTGGGCTCAACTCGACGTCGTTTAACGCCGCTCGCCTCATCGGCCCGGGACTGGCGGGTTTCTTGATCGCCGCCTTCAACGACGACGTCGCCCCGGCGCTCCTCATCAACGCCCTGTCGTTCGTGGGCATGTTCTGGGCGCTGATCGCGATGAAGACCTCCGAGTTGCACCCTTCCCCGCGTGCGGAGAAGAAGGGCGCCATCCGGGGCGGTTTCCGCTACGTGAAGTCGAAGCCGGACATCATCGTGCTGCTGGTCATCGTGTTTATGCTGGGCACGTTTGGTATGAACTTCCAGATTTACAACGCGACGATGGCCACCGAGGTTTTCGGTAAGGGCTCGGGCGAGTATGGGCTGTTGGGCACGATCATGGCGATCGGCACGCTCGCGGGGGCGCTGATGGCGGCGCGGCGGCAGCACCCGCGCCTGCGCACGATCCTCATCTCGCTCATGGCGTTTTCTGTGGCGACGATCGGGCTGGCATTCACGCCGAGCTACCTGGCGTACTCGATCTTGCTGGTGCCCGCCGGTTTCTTCGCGCTGACCGTGATGACCAGCGCGAATGCTGCCGTCCAAATGAGCTCCGACCCGCTGTTCCGGGGGCGAGTGATGGCGATCTACATGGCGATCTTCCTGGGGGGAACGCCGCTGGGCGCGCCGATCGTCGGCTGGCTCGGCGACGCCTTCGGGCCGCGCTCCACGCTGTTGGTGGGCGGCGGTCTCAACCTCATCACGGTGCTGGGGATCCTGGCTTACTTCACCACGAAGGGCATGAGGTTGCGCCTCCACTTCTCCAAATACCTGCCCGGCATCCACGCCGAGTGGACCGTGCAGGCCAACGAGAAGATGGTGGGGATGTAG
- the dnaB gene encoding replicative DNA helicase has protein sequence MGEAGFDRVPPQDIEAERSVLGGMMINKDAIADVLEILQGGDFYRPAHTAIYDAILDLFSKGEPADAITVAAEISRRGELERVGGRTYIFDLVNGVPTAANTSYYARIVHEQAQLRALIEVGTRITQLGYTTDGADVVELVNMAQSEVFQMTESRTKSDYTAFREIVPGLIEELETNASRDGKVSGLATGFHELDGVLNGLRPGQMIIVAARPGMGKTTIAMDFCRHIAFRENKPVAFFSLEMGRTELAMRVLAAEGEIPLSALISGDIRQNQWERISTTLARIAEGPLYVDDSPNLTMMEIRAKARRMRQQHGVELVVIDYLQLLTSGGRTPESRQQEVSEFSRSIKLLAKELDVPIIAIAQLNRNPEQRNDKTPQVSDLRESGSLEQDADVVLLINRPQAEDGSLNTPPAEVIVGKNRSGPTAKVELAFQGNYTRFANFGGE, from the coding sequence GTGGGCGAGGCTGGGTTTGACCGCGTGCCGCCGCAGGACATCGAGGCGGAGCGATCGGTGCTGGGTGGAATGATGATTAACAAGGACGCGATCGCGGACGTCCTCGAAATCCTGCAGGGAGGCGACTTCTATCGCCCCGCGCACACCGCCATCTATGACGCCATCCTCGACCTGTTCAGCAAGGGCGAGCCGGCCGACGCCATCACGGTGGCCGCGGAGATCTCCCGGCGCGGCGAACTCGAGCGTGTCGGCGGGCGCACCTACATCTTCGACCTCGTCAACGGCGTGCCCACCGCCGCGAACACCTCCTACTACGCCCGCATCGTCCACGAGCAGGCCCAGCTCCGCGCCCTGATCGAGGTTGGCACGCGCATCACCCAGCTGGGCTATACGACGGACGGCGCCGACGTCGTCGAGCTGGTCAACATGGCCCAGTCCGAGGTCTTCCAGATGACGGAGTCGCGCACGAAGTCCGACTACACCGCGTTCCGCGAGATCGTGCCCGGGCTCATCGAAGAGTTGGAGACCAACGCGAGCCGCGACGGGAAGGTGTCCGGGCTAGCCACCGGATTCCACGAGCTTGACGGCGTCCTCAACGGCCTGCGACCGGGCCAGATGATCATCGTGGCCGCCCGACCGGGCATGGGCAAGACCACCATCGCCATGGATTTTTGCCGGCACATCGCCTTCCGTGAGAACAAGCCGGTTGCCTTCTTCTCCCTCGAGATGGGGCGAACCGAGCTTGCCATGCGTGTGCTCGCCGCCGAGGGTGAGATCCCGCTATCCGCGCTCATCTCCGGCGACATTCGGCAGAACCAGTGGGAGCGCATCTCCACCACGCTCGCCCGGATCGCGGAGGGCCCGCTCTACGTGGACGACTCGCCCAACCTCACCATGATGGAGATCCGCGCCAAGGCGCGCCGGATGCGCCAGCAGCACGGGGTGGAGCTCGTCGTCATCGATTACCTCCAGCTACTGACGTCCGGCGGGCGCACTCCCGAGTCCCGCCAGCAGGAGGTCTCCGAGTTCTCCCGCTCCATCAAGCTGCTCGCCAAGGAGCTCGACGTCCCCATCATCGCCATCGCCCAGCTCAACCGAAATCCCGAGCAGCGCAACGACAAGACCCCGCAAGTCTCCGACCTGCGCGAGTCCGGATCGCTCGAGCAGGACGCCGACGTCGTCCTGCTCATCAACCGCCCCCAGGCCGAGGACGGTTCGCTTAACACCCCGCCCGCCGAGGTGATCGTGGGTAAGAACCGCTCCGGCCCGACCGCGAAGGTCGAGCTCGCCTTCCAGGGCAACTACACGCGCTTCGCGAACTTCGGCGGGGAGTAG
- a CDS encoding MATE family efflux transporter has protein sequence MSIDREIRQLALPSLATLLAEPVLVAVDTTMIGRLGANPLAGLSLASTVLTTLVGVCIFLSYATTAATARFVGAGRPDRGLRQGLDGMWLGIGLGFTLGVLLAAFAPAILSWFGPEPAVLDQAVAYARASAFGLPGMLLVLAANGTLRGFADTRTPLIAASAGALANIPLNAALIYGAGLGVAGAGLGTAIAQTLMGLYLAWVVRQLAATHAVSLAPNGVGVLRAVRDAVPLIVRTLSLRGAILLQIAAATGLGTVALAANQIVMTMWNFAAYGLDALATAAQILVGQGLGSGNRKRVRTILSRCLAYGVKVGAGLGLLLAGLSFLIPRLMSVDPDVAWLATQTMWVTSVALPIAAVAYMLDGVLIGAGDTRALAGYMLLALATFAPLALLLAGPGRHLGAVGMAALWCAYAIVFMAVRGGTMLWRVRTDTWMHLD, from the coding sequence GTGAGCATCGACCGCGAGATCCGCCAACTCGCCCTGCCGTCCCTCGCCACGCTGCTGGCCGAGCCCGTGCTCGTCGCCGTGGATACCACGATGATCGGGCGGCTGGGCGCGAACCCGCTCGCCGGGCTGTCGCTCGCCTCCACCGTGCTGACCACGCTCGTGGGGGTGTGCATCTTCCTGTCCTACGCGACGACGGCGGCCACCGCTCGTTTCGTCGGCGCGGGCAGACCGGACCGCGGCCTGCGCCAAGGGCTGGACGGGATGTGGCTCGGCATCGGTCTGGGATTCACGCTCGGGGTTCTGCTCGCCGCATTCGCCCCCGCCATACTCAGCTGGTTCGGCCCGGAGCCGGCGGTCCTCGACCAGGCGGTCGCCTACGCTCGCGCCTCCGCCTTCGGCCTGCCGGGGATGCTGCTCGTGCTCGCCGCCAACGGCACGCTACGCGGCTTCGCCGACACCCGCACGCCACTCATCGCGGCGAGCGCCGGCGCCTTGGCGAACATCCCCCTTAACGCCGCGCTCATCTACGGCGCCGGCCTCGGAGTGGCCGGCGCCGGGCTCGGCACCGCCATCGCCCAAACCCTCATGGGCCTCTATCTGGCGTGGGTGGTCCGCCAGCTAGCCGCCACGCACGCCGTCTCCCTCGCCCCGAACGGCGTGGGCGTGCTCCGGGCCGTCCGCGACGCCGTCCCCCTCATCGTCCGCACGCTCTCCCTGCGAGGCGCGATCCTCCTCCAGATCGCCGCCGCCACCGGGCTTGGAACGGTGGCGCTGGCCGCGAACCAGATCGTCATGACGATGTGGAACTTCGCCGCCTACGGCCTGGACGCGCTTGCCACCGCGGCGCAGATCCTCGTTGGCCAGGGCCTGGGCTCGGGCAACCGCAAGCGCGTGCGCACCATCCTTTCCCGCTGTCTGGCCTACGGGGTGAAGGTCGGAGCGGGCCTCGGACTCCTACTCGCCGGCCTGTCCTTCCTCATCCCACGCCTGATGAGCGTGGATCCGGACGTGGCGTGGCTGGCCACGCAGACGATGTGGGTCACCTCGGTGGCCCTGCCGATCGCGGCGGTGGCCTACATGCTCGACGGCGTGCTCATCGGCGCGGGCGACACCCGCGCCCTCGCCGGCTACATGCTTCTCGCGCTGGCCACCTTCGCCCCGCTTGCCCTGCTCCTCGCCGGCCCGGGCCGTCACCTTGGCGCGGTCGGGATGGCGGCGCTGTGGTGCGCCTACGCGATCGTGTTCATGGCGGTGCGCGGCGGGACGATGCTGTGGCGGGTACGCACCGACACCTGGATGCACCTCGACTAG